A single genomic interval of Bos indicus isolate NIAB-ARS_2022 breed Sahiwal x Tharparkar chromosome 5, NIAB-ARS_B.indTharparkar_mat_pri_1.0, whole genome shotgun sequence harbors:
- the LOC139183135 gene encoding glycine cleavage system H protein, mitochondrial-like, with the protein MMESRELIKNSEALGAARRPSAPVGTWRCPRCGACRRRSAPSAPCSSRPWALRAGAVRELRTRPALLSVRKFTEKHEWVTTENGVGTVEISNFAQEALGDVVYCSLPEVGTKLNKQEEFGALESVKAASELYSPLSGEVTEINKALAENPGLVNKSCYEDGWLIKMTFSNPSELDELMSEAAYEKYIKYIEE; encoded by the coding sequence ATGATGGAGTCCAGGGAGTTAATAAAAAATTCAGAGGCTCTAGGTGCCGCGCGGAGACCCTCTGCACCCGTGGGAACATGGCGCTGCCCGCGGTGCGGAGCGTGCCGGCGGCGGTCGGCACCCAGCGCGCCCTGCTCGTCGCGGCCCTGGGCACTGCGAGCGGGTGCCGTCCGGGAGCTGCGCACCCGCCCTGCTCTGCTGTCGGTGCGGAAATTCACAGAAAAACACGAATGGGTAACAACAGAAAATGGTGTTGGAACAGTGGAAATCAGCAATTTTGCACAGGAAGCTTTGGGAGATGTTGTTTACTGTAGTCTGCCTGAAGTTGGGACAAAGTTGAACAAACAAGAGGAGTTTGGTGCTTTGGAAAGTGTGAAAGCTGCTAGTGAACTCTATTCTCCTCTATCAGGAGAAGTAACTGAAATTAATAAAGCTCTAGCAGAAAATCCAGGACTTGTCAACAAGTCTTGCTATGAAGATGGTTGGCTGATCAAGATGACATTCAGTAACCCTTCAGAACTAGATGAACTAATGAGTGAAGCAGCATatgagaaatacataaaatatattgagGAGTGA